The Nocardioides salarius genome includes a region encoding these proteins:
- a CDS encoding amidohydrolase family protein, giving the protein MSSVLDPAQQFVDLSPVIAPTTATRPQYRTVDVHTHLAVPAAAALAKPWHRPELEPRARFSSPETLAYTAALRATPQSTARFEDAESRLVDMDAQGIDTQVLAVPPTEYFYWLPDSEAVRVCRAQHERLAEVVARFPGRFAAIANLPLAHPDLAVEMLREAHDLGMGGFELSADVMRADGTIIELDDRRYDELWSTATDLAMTAVLHPQGFTHGERFSDYYLVNVMCMPLASTLAVTRMILGGVWHRHPELQMVVVHGGGYLPFYVARTDHAWRHRPELRHHIDRAPSDYLRLLHVDTNVFEPAMVGHLVAQQGADRVLLGTDYPFDMGTPDPLGFLEDAGLTEDQRRLVLGGNAQRLFRIG; this is encoded by the coding sequence ATGAGTTCCGTCCTTGACCCCGCACAGCAGTTCGTGGACCTCTCGCCCGTCATCGCACCCACGACGGCGACCCGCCCGCAGTACCGCACCGTGGACGTCCACACCCACCTGGCCGTGCCCGCGGCCGCTGCGCTCGCGAAGCCGTGGCACCGCCCCGAGCTCGAGCCCCGAGCACGCTTCAGCTCCCCCGAGACCCTCGCCTACACAGCGGCCCTGCGCGCGACGCCCCAGTCGACCGCGCGGTTCGAGGACGCTGAGTCGCGCCTGGTCGACATGGACGCCCAGGGCATCGACACCCAGGTCCTGGCGGTCCCCCCGACCGAGTACTTCTACTGGCTGCCCGACAGCGAGGCCGTCCGCGTCTGCCGCGCCCAGCACGAGCGGCTCGCCGAGGTGGTCGCCCGGTTCCCCGGTCGCTTCGCCGCCATCGCCAACCTTCCGCTCGCCCACCCCGACCTGGCGGTGGAGATGCTGCGTGAGGCCCACGACCTCGGCATGGGCGGCTTCGAGCTGAGTGCTGACGTGATGAGAGCCGACGGCACGATCATCGAGCTCGACGACCGCAGGTACGACGAGCTCTGGTCCACGGCCACCGACCTCGCCATGACCGCCGTGCTGCACCCCCAGGGGTTCACGCACGGAGAGCGCTTCAGCGACTACTACCTGGTCAACGTGATGTGCATGCCGTTGGCCTCGACACTCGCAGTCACCCGGATGATCCTCGGCGGTGTGTGGCACCGTCACCCCGAGCTGCAGATGGTCGTGGTGCACGGTGGGGGCTACCTGCCGTTCTACGTCGCCCGCACGGACCACGCGTGGCGGCACCGCCCGGAGCTGCGGCACCACATCGACAGGGCACCCAGCGACTACCTGCGACTGCTGCACGTCGACACCAACGTCTTCGAGCCGGCCATGGTCGGCCACCTCGTGGCGCAGCAGGGCGCCGACCGCGTGCTGCTCGGCACCGACTACCCCTTCGACATGGGCACTCCGGACCCGCTGGGCTTCCTCGAGGATGCCGGCCTCACCGAGGACCAGCGTCGGCTGGTCCTCGGTGGCAACGCGCAGCGGTTGTTCCGGATCGGCTGA